One Rhodococcus sp. P1Y DNA window includes the following coding sequences:
- a CDS encoding alpha/beta hydrolase gives MLGRTNKGAGGRLRRIVVSLVMALALPLGLAAVGTTATANAAFDPGARDFWTDSSMGPIKSRVWRAADGNTNRVVYLLDGLRATSDISGWEHETDAGAYLASWNINVVQPVGGQSSFYSDWYAPSNFNGQKSTYKWETFITENLRYNLQNQLGFNPNRNGVVGISMGGSAALTLAAYHPDQFSYAGSLSGYLNISAPGMREAMRLALLDSGRYNIDAMWGPPWDPAWLRNDPFVFAPRLRDNGTRVWVFAGSGLPGGLDRPRSFIDYYNTANGMGLEAIALANSRAFQIRMASIGANNVTYAFPAVGTHQWGYWQEQAHIMAPDLSANIG, from the coding sequence ATGCTGGGTAGAACGAACAAGGGTGCCGGGGGGCGCCTCCGCCGGATAGTCGTATCTCTGGTGATGGCTTTGGCACTACCGCTCGGTCTGGCAGCTGTGGGAACGACCGCGACGGCCAACGCCGCGTTCGATCCGGGCGCCCGGGATTTCTGGACCGATTCGAGCATGGGCCCGATCAAGAGCCGTGTCTGGCGAGCTGCGGACGGCAACACGAACCGCGTCGTCTACCTTCTCGACGGTCTCCGCGCCACCAGCGACATCTCGGGCTGGGAGCACGAGACGGACGCCGGCGCGTACCTGGCGTCGTGGAACATCAACGTCGTTCAGCCGGTCGGCGGACAGTCCAGCTTCTACTCGGACTGGTACGCACCGTCGAACTTCAACGGTCAGAAGTCCACGTACAAGTGGGAAACGTTCATCACCGAGAACCTGCGCTACAACCTGCAGAACCAGCTGGGCTTCAACCCGAACCGTAACGGCGTCGTAGGCATCTCCATGGGCGGCAGTGCTGCTCTGACGCTCGCTGCCTACCACCCCGATCAGTTCTCGTACGCCGGATCGCTTTCGGGATACCTGAACATCTCGGCGCCCGGCATGCGTGAAGCGATGCGTCTGGCACTCCTGGATTCGGGCCGCTACAACATCGACGCCATGTGGGGACCCCCGTGGGATCCGGCGTGGTTGCGCAACGACCCCTTCGTCTTCGCCCCGCGCCTGCGCGACAACGGCACACGCGTGTGGGTCTTCGCGGGTAGCGGCTTGCCCGGTGGGCTCGACCGTCCGCGCAGCTTCATCGACTACTACAACACCGCCAACGGCATGGGCCTGGAAGCGATCGCACTGGCCAACAGCCGTGCGTTCCAGATCCGCATGGCCAGCATCGGTGCGAACAATGTCACATACGCGTTCCCGGCCGTCGGAACCCATCAGTGGGGTTACTGGCAGGAGCAGGCGCACATCATGGCGCCGGACCTGAGCGCCAATATCGGCTGA
- a CDS encoding DUF732 domain-containing protein, which yields MRTSLARTLSLAVLSVAAGGLLVACGSDDSTATGSPSTTSTTTSAESTTSAAEETTTSSAAPTTSPGDAATAPPEQPQPVPEGFPGPTETPIDDRGQAFLDALEKDGVTVAGNGEIALSTASYICSAQSQGVSADEISTFVTANVGVESSASGTQMSAEQAGETAQIYITAAQNTLCKA from the coding sequence ATGCGAACATCCCTCGCCCGCACGCTGTCTCTCGCTGTACTCAGCGTCGCAGCCGGTGGCCTTCTGGTTGCCTGTGGCAGCGACGACTCGACGGCAACCGGATCGCCGTCGACCACATCGACCACCACATCCGCCGAGAGCACCACCTCCGCGGCCGAGGAGACCACCACGTCGAGCGCGGCTCCGACGACGAGCCCGGGTGACGCGGCAACTGCTCCTCCCGAGCAGCCGCAGCCCGTCCCGGAGGGATTCCCCGGCCCGACGGAGACGCCGATCGACGACCGAGGGCAGGCGTTCCTCGACGCGTTGGAGAAGGACGGCGTCACTGTGGCCGGCAACGGTGAGATCGCGCTGTCCACAGCGTCGTACATCTGCTCGGCGCAGTCCCAGGGCGTCTCGGCCGACGAGATCTCGACGTTTGTGACGGCCAATGTCGGGGTCGAATCGAGTGCATCCGGCACCCAGATGTCAGCAGAGCAAGCCGGTGAGACCGCGCAGATCTACATCACCGCGGCCCAGAACACCCTCTGCAAGGCCTGA
- a CDS encoding alpha/beta hydrolase-fold protein: MRTGPQRFGRRSKAGAVARRTVTAAVLTAALVSPFSAVGIAQAAPVAVTAPAQTQAPSAATVTSVDWLSDRRVALWIESPSMGTPIQVQMLLARDWNINPQAVFPSVWMLDGLRATDLENGWTAETDAESYFADKNVNVILPVGGQSSFYSDWVDQDNGKNYQWETFLTKELPPILETSWRTNQTRGVVGLSMGGTAAMFLAARNEGFFKFAASLSGMLTTTTLGMPQAIQYAMADAGGFNSKAMWGAPTNDLWAQHDPYLLAEKLKGISLYVSSGNGVAGPYDPPSGIPGVSSNYAGMGLEILSRLTSQTFATKLNKLGIPAQVVYRPSGLHTWEYWQFELKQLWPQLAGAIGVEADKPSCSVAGAIGNASGANSWLGDCLTAEYNVAGGRAQDFRFGRVFFSPDTGAQVVAGAIGGNYQGSGGPEGPLGFPKTGEFGTPDGRGRANAFQNGMVYFTSQTGAHAVRGAILDEWARQGYEGGPLGYPVLDEVPTPSKPGAVQGFEIGAMYFSPDLGTHSVQGQILGKYGQLGWENGALGFPKTSELGPIRDGGRFNEFEGGNIYWSPLTGAWSIRNGEIFEAWKSVGYEGGRLGYITSDQFDMDGGGIQQNFQFGIITVKDGKVTIAP, from the coding sequence ATGCGCACTGGGCCCCAACGGTTCGGCCGACGTTCCAAGGCTGGAGCGGTCGCCCGGCGTACGGTGACCGCAGCGGTTCTCACGGCAGCACTCGTCTCGCCGTTCTCAGCTGTAGGCATCGCTCAGGCAGCACCCGTGGCTGTCACCGCACCTGCTCAGACGCAGGCCCCTTCGGCGGCGACGGTGACAAGCGTCGATTGGCTCTCCGATCGCAGAGTTGCGTTGTGGATCGAGTCTCCGTCGATGGGCACCCCCATTCAGGTGCAGATGTTGCTGGCTCGTGACTGGAACATCAACCCGCAAGCCGTCTTCCCCTCTGTCTGGATGCTCGACGGACTCCGCGCGACGGATCTCGAAAACGGCTGGACGGCCGAGACCGACGCCGAGTCGTACTTCGCCGACAAGAACGTCAACGTAATCCTGCCCGTCGGAGGCCAGTCGAGCTTCTACTCCGACTGGGTCGACCAAGACAACGGCAAGAACTACCAGTGGGAGACGTTCCTGACGAAGGAACTGCCGCCCATCCTGGAAACAAGTTGGCGTACCAACCAGACCCGCGGCGTCGTCGGCTTGTCCATGGGCGGAACTGCCGCGATGTTCCTCGCCGCGCGAAACGAAGGCTTCTTCAAGTTCGCCGCGTCGTTGTCCGGCATGTTGACCACCACGACGCTCGGCATGCCGCAGGCAATTCAGTACGCGATGGCCGACGCGGGCGGATTCAACTCGAAGGCCATGTGGGGCGCTCCCACCAACGACCTGTGGGCTCAGCACGACCCGTACCTGCTCGCCGAGAAGCTGAAAGGGATCAGCCTCTACGTCTCGAGCGGCAACGGCGTGGCCGGACCCTACGATCCACCGTCGGGCATCCCTGGCGTCAGCTCCAACTACGCGGGTATGGGTCTCGAGATTCTCTCGCGCCTCACCTCGCAGACGTTCGCCACCAAGCTCAACAAGCTCGGCATCCCCGCGCAGGTGGTCTACCGACCGTCCGGCCTGCACACCTGGGAGTACTGGCAGTTCGAGCTCAAGCAGTTGTGGCCGCAGCTCGCAGGGGCGATCGGAGTCGAGGCCGACAAGCCGTCGTGCAGCGTGGCCGGAGCGATCGGCAACGCATCGGGCGCCAACTCCTGGCTCGGTGACTGCCTGACCGCCGAATACAACGTCGCTGGCGGACGAGCACAGGACTTCCGCTTCGGTCGCGTCTTCTTCTCGCCCGACACCGGGGCGCAGGTGGTCGCAGGCGCGATCGGTGGCAACTACCAGGGTTCGGGTGGGCCCGAAGGTCCGCTCGGCTTCCCGAAGACCGGCGAGTTCGGCACCCCTGACGGCCGTGGACGTGCCAACGCGTTCCAGAACGGAATGGTCTACTTCACGTCCCAGACCGGAGCGCACGCGGTTCGCGGAGCGATTCTCGACGAGTGGGCTCGCCAGGGCTACGAAGGTGGCCCGCTGGGATACCCGGTTCTCGACGAGGTGCCGACGCCGTCCAAGCCAGGAGCCGTGCAGGGCTTCGAGATCGGTGCGATGTACTTCAGCCCCGACCTGGGAACGCATTCGGTTCAGGGCCAGATCCTCGGCAAGTACGGCCAGCTCGGTTGGGAGAACGGTGCACTCGGCTTCCCGAAGACCAGCGAGCTGGGCCCGATCCGGGACGGTGGGCGGTTCAACGAGTTCGAGGGCGGCAACATCTACTGGAGCCCGCTGACCGGTGCCTGGTCCATCCGCAACGGTGAGATCTTCGAGGCGTGGAAGAGCGTCGGCTACGAAGGCGGTCGTCTCGGCTACATCACGAGCGATCAGTTCGACATGGATGGCGGCGGGATTCAGCAGAACTTCCAGTTCGGCATCATCACCGTCAAGGACGGCAAAGTCACCATCGCTCCCTGA
- the zomB gene encoding flagellar motor control protein ZomB produces MSLSTSPADTHRQASRGSLISKTVFGVGVVVTSLLFLAGAWERRWIADDGLIVLRTVRNLLAGNGPVFNAGERVETNTSTIWTYLVYAGSWLSEARLEYVVLTIALVLSTAAIAIAMWGTYALRAGERVVTAGGNYPRTGGAAAFLPAGVLVYIAVPPARDFATSGLETCLVIFWIATLWLLMVRWATRDVRTPAVLFLAFWAGLGPLVRPELVIMSGLALLLIFLAPQSWTSRFLVFAFAGATPVLYQIWRMGYYGLPYPNTAVSKDAGGAKWSQGFDYLWNLLGPYMLLLPLVLLLIAGIATTLGRARPTLPRSVGDAQRALRTPTAVVVFVLVGGVLSLIYSIRVGGDFMHGRTLLPALFTLLLPVAVLPLSLPTRRSDAREIAVFAIGGLVWVTTVVWAFFAANTTGMPQGSIVGRSGIVDERAFYSLNTGHAHPILASDYLDYPRMRPMVEAIENTPDGGLLLPSSQFTYWDVVPPPLPIPPGGFGHTVYFLNLGMTSMNVGLDVRVIDQMGLAYPLASHTERLENGRIGHDKNLYPDWVVADLGVVGEHPFLPWYMDEDWVTEARAALTCADTQELLASYRAPLTKDLFVRNIKRSLFYAGYRFDRVPEYELQRCDLEPPILKGDN; encoded by the coding sequence GTGTCGCTGTCTACGTCGCCGGCTGACACTCACCGACAGGCCTCGCGCGGAAGCCTGATCTCCAAGACGGTCTTCGGCGTCGGTGTCGTCGTCACGTCGTTGTTGTTCCTGGCCGGGGCGTGGGAACGACGCTGGATCGCCGACGACGGACTGATCGTCCTGCGCACCGTCCGCAATCTTCTCGCGGGCAACGGGCCGGTGTTCAACGCAGGCGAACGCGTCGAAACCAACACCAGCACCATCTGGACCTACCTCGTCTATGCAGGCAGCTGGCTCAGCGAGGCGCGTCTCGAATACGTCGTGCTCACCATCGCGCTCGTCCTCTCGACCGCTGCCATCGCCATCGCCATGTGGGGCACGTATGCGCTCCGCGCAGGTGAGCGGGTAGTGACCGCCGGGGGTAACTACCCACGCACAGGCGGCGCAGCCGCATTTTTACCGGCCGGGGTGTTGGTCTATATCGCGGTCCCGCCGGCCAGGGATTTCGCCACGTCCGGCCTCGAGACCTGCTTGGTGATCTTCTGGATCGCGACGCTGTGGCTGCTGATGGTCCGCTGGGCCACCAGGGATGTCCGGACTCCGGCTGTGCTGTTCCTGGCGTTCTGGGCTGGGCTCGGACCGCTCGTACGACCCGAGCTCGTCATCATGTCGGGTCTTGCCCTGCTGCTGATCTTTCTTGCGCCTCAGTCGTGGACGAGTCGATTCCTGGTGTTCGCCTTCGCGGGTGCCACTCCGGTGCTCTATCAGATTTGGCGCATGGGCTACTACGGCCTGCCGTACCCCAACACCGCGGTTTCCAAGGATGCGGGCGGCGCCAAGTGGTCGCAGGGGTTCGATTACCTGTGGAACCTGCTGGGCCCGTACATGCTGCTTCTTCCGCTCGTCCTGCTGCTGATCGCAGGAATCGCGACGACGCTCGGCCGCGCGCGGCCGACCCTGCCCCGGTCGGTCGGTGACGCGCAAAGGGCGCTTCGCACCCCGACGGCAGTCGTCGTGTTCGTCCTCGTCGGCGGCGTTCTGTCGCTGATCTACTCCATCCGCGTCGGCGGCGATTTCATGCACGGTCGAACGCTGCTCCCTGCGCTGTTCACGTTGCTTCTGCCCGTTGCCGTGCTGCCGTTGTCCCTCCCGACGAGACGATCCGACGCACGCGAGATCGCGGTGTTCGCCATCGGGGGTCTCGTGTGGGTGACGACGGTCGTGTGGGCCTTCTTCGCGGCGAACACCACCGGAATGCCCCAGGGCTCGATCGTCGGGCGTTCGGGAATCGTCGACGAGCGCGCGTTCTACTCGCTCAACACCGGTCACGCGCATCCGATCCTCGCGTCCGACTACCTGGACTATCCGCGGATGCGTCCGATGGTCGAGGCGATCGAGAACACTCCTGACGGCGGGCTGCTGTTGCCGAGTTCGCAGTTCACCTACTGGGATGTCGTTCCGCCGCCTCTACCGATCCCGCCCGGTGGTTTCGGTCACACCGTCTACTTCCTCAACCTCGGCATGACGAGCATGAACGTCGGCCTCGACGTGCGTGTCATCGACCAGATGGGTCTGGCGTACCCGCTGGCCTCGCATACCGAGCGGTTGGAGAACGGCCGAATCGGGCACGACAAGAACCTGTATCCCGACTGGGTGGTGGCCGATCTCGGTGTGGTCGGCGAGCATCCTTTCCTGCCGTGGTACATGGACGAGGACTGGGTCACCGAGGCGCGCGCGGCGCTGACGTGCGCAGACACCCAGGAGTTGCTTGCTTCTTACCGCGCGCCGCTGACGAAGGATCTGTTCGTCAGGAACATCAAGAGGTCGCTGTTCTACGCCGGATACCGGTTCGATCGAGTGCCCGAGTACGAGTTACAAAGGTGTGATCTCGAGCCCCCGATACTGAAGGGCGACAATTAG
- a CDS encoding alpha/beta hydrolase produces the protein MRFAGLMSKPRLSGRWRQRLLGVGAAALVIPIAAGVVGSAVAVAAPSAIVHKAPSGGREDLWVPSEMGPIKVQVQWAARGGNAALYLLDGLRARDDRNAWTFETNAQDQFAGDNVTLVMPVGGQASFYSDWYAASNLNGQEVTYKWETFLTQDLPAFLEGYGVSRSNNAVLGISMGGSAALTLAAYHRDQFKFAGSFSGYLNISAPGMREAIRVAMLSQSWFNVDSMWGPPWSPAWLRNDPFVFAPELRGLSLYVSSASGLPGQYDKPRAPIDFYNTANGMALEALALANSRAFQVRLATLGIPATFSFPSNGTHSWAYWSAELFKARGQILEALNA, from the coding sequence ATGCGATTTGCCGGCCTCATGAGCAAGCCGAGATTGTCCGGGCGGTGGCGTCAGCGACTCCTCGGCGTCGGCGCAGCAGCCCTCGTAATTCCCATCGCTGCAGGTGTGGTCGGATCCGCGGTAGCGGTGGCGGCCCCGAGCGCGATCGTGCACAAGGCTCCCTCCGGTGGACGCGAGGACCTGTGGGTTCCGTCCGAGATGGGCCCGATCAAGGTCCAGGTCCAGTGGGCTGCCCGCGGCGGCAACGCTGCTCTCTACCTGCTCGACGGCCTCCGTGCTCGCGACGACCGCAACGCGTGGACGTTCGAGACCAATGCGCAGGATCAGTTCGCCGGCGACAACGTCACGCTCGTCATGCCGGTCGGCGGACAGGCTAGCTTCTACAGCGACTGGTACGCCGCGTCGAACCTGAACGGCCAGGAAGTCACCTACAAGTGGGAGACATTCCTGACCCAGGATCTGCCCGCATTCCTCGAGGGCTACGGCGTCTCACGTTCCAACAACGCAGTGCTCGGCATCTCAATGGGCGGCAGCGCTGCCCTGACGCTCGCCGCGTACCACCGCGACCAGTTCAAGTTCGCCGGTTCGTTCTCCGGATACCTGAACATCTCGGCTCCCGGTATGCGTGAGGCCATCCGCGTCGCAATGCTGTCGCAGTCCTGGTTCAACGTCGACTCCATGTGGGGACCCCCGTGGAGCCCGGCATGGTTGCGCAACGACCCGTTCGTCTTCGCACCCGAACTGCGCGGACTGTCGCTGTACGTGTCCTCGGCATCCGGCCTGCCCGGTCAGTACGACAAGCCTCGTGCGCCGATCGACTTCTACAACACGGCCAACGGAATGGCTCTCGAGGCTCTGGCGCTTGCCAACAGCCGCGCATTCCAGGTTCGCTTGGCGACTCTCGGAATCCCCGCGACGTTCAGCTTCCCGAGCAACGGAACGCACAGCTGGGCATACTGGTCCGCTGAGCTGTTCAAGGCTCGCGGTCAGATCCTCGAAGCTCTGAACGCCTGA